GGTGCGGGAGAATTCCTTCCTTATCTCCGCCAGCACGGGCATGTGCTCCCTCGCCCACTCCACCCTCTTCCTCCCGTTGGAGGCCAGCCTGAGGCTTCTCACCTTGTACCTCAACCTCTCCCTCCCGTCATTCTCACGATCTCCTCATGAAGTTTTCTGAGGCGCTCGAGCGCGGGATGGGTGGGTCCCAGTTCCCGCTTGAACCTCTCGAGGATCTCTTCGAACCCCACCTCGTCCTCCCCCTCTATTAGTTTGTCAGCATATGTCACGAGCTTCTCCTCCACCGTGAGGGGTAGGAAATCCCTCTCGGGCAACCCCAGTTCCCCCGCCTCTTCTTTCGGTATTCCAGCTCCCAGATGGTTCTCCGCGAAACGGGAGAGTTCGGGAAAGCCCTTTTCCCTCAGAATTCTCCCACCTTCCACCCCGTGTCTTATCCCGTGCGTCACGGACCTTCCTATGTCGTGGAGAAGGGCACCTATCCCCACCAGCTCCCTATCCACCTTCACCCCGTTCCTGCTCACCAATTCGGCCAGCTCAAGGGCCTTCCTTTCCACCGCCAAACAGTGCCTTATCACCCCCTCCCCGCAACCCACTTCCCTCAAGAGGGAGAGGGCCTCCTCACGAGTTGGTTTGAAGTTTTTCACCCCACTGACGCTTGAGTTCCTCCACTTGGGCTTCCAAACTGGCTATGATCTGCTTGTTATCCATGAACTCCATAGTCTCCCCGCAGTGGGGACACTTGAACTCATGCTCCGAAGCCTCTTCGAAGGTCATGCGGGGGCAGTTGTTTTTGCAGGAGAAGAACATATGCCCCCTCTCGTATTCCAGCCTCTCCTCCAGTTTCCTAAGGAGCTCCTGCCTGATGGACTGGAGGTTCTCCAGTGCTCCTTCCATCTCCACATACCAGCGATAGATGTACCAGCCGTTGTCCTCATTCCTGAAGCGGTGGTAGTTGACCACCCTGTTCTCGTACAGGTCGTACAGGATCTTCCTTACCAAGTTGACCCTGAGGCGGGTGAGCTTCGCCAATTCCTCATCCGTCAGCTGTTTTCCCCAAAGCTTGGAAAGGATGAGCAGTCCATTCTCTCCTGCCACTCTTTTGATAAACTCCCGCAAAACGGGATTCTTACTGAAAGGATTTTCTTTCTTCCCCCCCTTTTTCGTGCCCATCTTTATAAAGTTGCGAC
The nucleotide sequence above comes from Candidatus Hadarchaeales archaeon. Encoded proteins:
- a CDS encoding TIGR00295 family protein; this translates as MKNFKPTREEALSLLREVGCGEGVIRHCLAVERKALELAELVSRNGVKVDRELVGIGALLHDIGRSVTHGIRHGVEGGRILREKGFPELSRFAENHLGAGIPKEEAGELGLPERDFLPLTVEEKLVTYADKLIEGEDEVGFEEILERFKRELGPTHPALERLRKLHEEIVRMTGGRG
- the tfe gene encoding transcription factor E, translated to MGTKKGGKKENPFSKNPVLREFIKRVAGENGLLILSKLWGKQLTDEELAKLTRLRVNLVRKILYDLYENRVVNYHRFRNEDNGWYIYRWYVEMEGALENLQSIRQELLRKLEERLEYERGHMFFSCKNNCPRMTFEEASEHEFKCPHCGETMEFMDNKQIIASLEAQVEELKRQWGEKLQTNS